From the genome of Pelobacter propionicus DSM 2379, one region includes:
- a CDS encoding LEA type 2 family protein: MTARLLRFLLFPLLLLCGCSLLLKEPDVSLTRTSIIGMDTAGADIECALAISNPNSYDLTLQGYSYDLRVMSLPLAAGRLHQPLTLPAGAKTDMRLPIRVKYADLFEIIKRRPDLDRIPYRIQASLLVTTPLGKMDIPVDMSKTFSVPEKYRPNHYLNQLMGIVSLPR, encoded by the coding sequence ATGACCGCACGCCTGCTCCGTTTCCTGCTGTTCCCCCTGCTCCTGCTGTGCGGCTGTTCGCTCTTGCTGAAGGAGCCTGATGTTTCCCTGACCCGCACCAGCATTATTGGCATGGATACGGCTGGAGCCGACATCGAGTGCGCTCTGGCCATATCCAACCCCAATTCCTACGACCTGACCCTGCAGGGATACAGCTACGACCTGCGGGTCATGTCCCTGCCGCTGGCTGCCGGCCGGCTCCATCAGCCGCTCACCCTGCCGGCAGGGGCAAAGACCGACATGCGCCTGCCGATTCGCGTCAAGTACGCGGACCTGTTTGAAATCATCAAACGGCGCCCCGATTTGGACCGCATACCCTACCGGATCCAGGCCAGCCTGCTGGTAACCACCCCCTTGGGAAAGATGGACATCCCGGTGGACATGAGCAAAACCTTCAGCGTTCCGGAAAAGTACCGACCAAACCATTACTTGAATCAGCTGATGGGCATCGTCTCCCTTCCCCGCTAG
- the trpA gene encoding tryptophan synthase subunit alpha, whose amino-acid sequence MNRLTHCFNELKQRNTKALVTFITAGDPDLATTQAMIPLLQQAGADIIELGMPFSDPMADGPTIQLSSERALAASTTLERILAMVRAVRRSCQVPIVLMGYLNPIHAYGYERFANDAAEAGVDGVLVVDMPPEEAESFLNHANARDLQVAFLLTPTSTDSRIATVGRLGRGFVYYVTVTGVTGARQQVSTTLGGELAKVRAKISVPIVAGFGISTPQQAADVAAMADGVVVGSALVKLFQLHSGEELRQEVTRFVASLRQAIPGGAA is encoded by the coding sequence ATGAACAGACTCACCCACTGCTTCAACGAACTCAAGCAGCGCAACACAAAGGCGCTGGTCACCTTCATCACCGCCGGCGACCCTGATCTGGCCACTACGCAAGCCATGATCCCGCTCCTGCAGCAGGCCGGGGCGGACATCATCGAACTGGGCATGCCCTTTTCCGATCCCATGGCCGACGGCCCCACCATCCAGCTCTCATCGGAACGCGCCCTGGCGGCCAGCACGACTCTGGAAAGAATTCTGGCCATGGTCCGCGCGGTGCGCCGCAGCTGCCAGGTACCCATCGTGCTGATGGGCTACCTGAATCCGATCCACGCCTACGGCTACGAGCGCTTTGCCAACGATGCCGCCGAGGCCGGCGTTGACGGCGTCCTGGTGGTGGACATGCCCCCCGAGGAGGCGGAGTCGTTCCTGAACCATGCCAATGCCCGCGACCTGCAGGTGGCCTTCCTGCTGACACCCACGTCCACCGACAGCCGAATCGCCACCGTGGGCCGACTGGGGCGCGGCTTCGTCTACTACGTGACGGTCACCGGTGTCACCGGAGCACGCCAGCAGGTATCCACCACCCTGGGCGGCGAGCTTGCCAAGGTGCGCGCCAAAATCAGCGTCCCCATTGTGGCCGGCTTCGGCATTTCCACCCCCCAGCAGGCGGCAGACGTTGCCGCCATGGCCGACGGGGTCGTGGTGGGAAGCGCCCTGGTCAAACTCTTCCAACTCCACAGCGGAGAAGAGCTCCGCCAGGAAGTCACGCGCTTTGTCGCCTCGCTCAGACAGGCCATCCCTGGCGGGGCCGCCTGA
- a CDS encoding methyl-accepting chemotaxis protein, with translation MKWISSSDSVRAYSLRTEMALLFLTAATAILILAAICLMSLPQGDGAVLSSLVAAGIREGESSSLLVILTVAIGTGLVAWLSFGITRSHTRSLASCTRLARALCDGRFDEPPATAANTETAFLAASLNTMAARLQHQRSAIDAICGALTSLDDVLKTDSARMEHSFRRQESDMRHLAPEIARMEQSLKDISRGTESLLPTASSSSNSTRAMVSASERISAINDNLGASLDEIGAATDRMDAAARTSALAISDMLALYGTGASSCNRMEAAIRQAEKDGQETRAIAEGITRDADAGRRVAQEAINAMRAIRGASATTTEAVTSLSRRAEDTDAILSVIEELAEQTDLLALNATIIAAQAGDMGRDFSVVADEIRDLSERTGSSTREIAAIIHGIRDEGRRAVDAISQVEELIATGEQLARHTSMALEMIVNGVQQAVLQMGGITRNDREQARTSQDIMDALRRTGELAQRIARTSSDQRQLTELSIATLERMGGLTSQIHSLAREQRHGGALALQAAGSLTNGIRQLRDTAAAAPLGSAPPTATLAGLQTAASASGDDIRALDGSLTALGEQIRLLRSELSDFSA, from the coding sequence GTGAAGTGGATCTCGTCTTCTGACAGCGTACGCGCATACTCCCTGCGAACAGAGATGGCTCTGCTCTTCCTGACGGCAGCAACTGCCATCCTGATCCTGGCCGCCATCTGTCTGATGTCGCTCCCCCAGGGGGATGGTGCGGTTCTGTCCTCCCTGGTCGCCGCGGGGATCAGGGAGGGGGAATCATCCAGCCTGCTGGTGATCCTGACTGTAGCGATTGGCACCGGCCTGGTGGCCTGGCTGTCGTTCGGCATAACCCGCTCCCATACCCGCTCGCTGGCTTCCTGTACCCGCCTGGCGCGGGCATTGTGCGACGGCAGGTTCGATGAGCCTCCGGCGACAGCCGCCAACACGGAAACGGCCTTTCTCGCCGCTTCCCTGAACACCATGGCCGCGCGCCTCCAGCACCAACGGTCCGCAATCGATGCCATCTGCGGGGCGTTGACCTCCCTTGACGATGTACTGAAGACTGACAGCGCCCGCATGGAGCACTCCTTTCGACGTCAGGAATCGGACATGCGCCACCTGGCTCCCGAAATAGCGCGCATGGAGCAGAGCCTGAAGGACATTTCCCGCGGCACGGAGAGCCTGCTGCCGACAGCATCGTCAAGCAGCAACAGCACCCGCGCCATGGTTAGCGCCAGCGAACGGATTTCCGCCATCAACGACAACCTGGGGGCCTCCCTGGACGAGATCGGGGCTGCCACGGACAGAATGGATGCTGCCGCCAGAACCTCCGCACTCGCCATCTCGGATATGCTGGCCCTTTACGGAACAGGCGCCTCGTCCTGCAACCGCATGGAGGCCGCCATCAGGCAGGCCGAGAAGGACGGCCAGGAGACCCGGGCCATAGCGGAGGGGATTACCCGTGACGCTGATGCCGGCAGACGCGTGGCCCAGGAAGCCATCAACGCCATGCGAGCCATCAGGGGTGCCTCGGCAACCACGACGGAGGCGGTAACGAGCCTGTCCCGACGGGCAGAGGACACGGACGCCATCCTCTCGGTAATCGAGGAACTGGCCGAACAGACCGACCTTCTGGCACTGAACGCCACCATCATCGCCGCCCAGGCCGGCGACATGGGGAGAGATTTCAGCGTCGTTGCCGACGAGATCAGGGACCTGTCGGAACGGACCGGCAGTTCAACCCGCGAAATAGCCGCCATCATCCACGGCATACGGGACGAAGGGCGTCGCGCGGTGGACGCCATCAGCCAGGTGGAAGAGCTCATCGCAACGGGCGAGCAGCTCGCCAGACACACCAGCATGGCGCTGGAAATGATCGTCAACGGCGTGCAGCAGGCAGTCCTGCAGATGGGCGGCATCACCCGCAACGACAGGGAGCAGGCCCGAACCAGCCAGGACATCATGGATGCCCTGCGGCGCACCGGCGAACTGGCGCAACGAATTGCCCGTACCTCCAGCGACCAGCGCCAACTAACGGAACTATCCATAGCCACGCTGGAGCGCATGGGAGGACTGACCAGCCAGATACACTCCCTGGCCCGCGAGCAGCGCCACGGCGGCGCCCTGGCGCTCCAGGCTGCGGGCAGCCTGACCAACGGCATACGGCAACTGCGCGATACCGCTGCAGCCGCCCCCTTGGGCAGCGCACCGCCCACCGCCACCCTGGCAGGGCTCCAGACGGCAGCCAGCGCGTCGGGCGACGACATCAGGGCACTGGATGGCTCCCTGACCGCCCTGGGGGAACAGATCAGGCTGCTGAGAAGCGAACTGTCGGACTTCAGTGCATAA